From a region of the Ardenticatena maritima genome:
- a CDS encoding alpha-ketoacid dehydrogenase subunit beta: MAQMTYRDAVRRALIEEMERDERVFIMGEEVGVWGGTFAVTRGMYDMFGEKRVRDTPISELVIAGAAVGAAMNGLRPVAEIMTFNFALLSLDAIINHAAKVRYMFGGQFDCPMVLRTTSGWGQLSATHSQTFENYVAHVPGLKVIMPGTPADAYGLLKAAIRDPDPVIFIEHTHLYRVRGEVPDEEVVLPIGRSEVKREGRDVTIVAYSRMLHEALKAADELAKEGIECEVVDIPTLRPLDLRPVIESFKKTYRAVLATEQWLGYGVDAEIAAQIYEHAFDYLDAPIKRVTAPPVPLPYNKNLELAAMPDKEDIKRAVLEVLR; the protein is encoded by the coding sequence ATGGCACAAATGACTTATCGTGACGCTGTGCGTCGCGCGTTGATCGAAGAAATGGAGCGCGATGAGCGCGTTTTCATCATGGGCGAAGAGGTTGGCGTGTGGGGCGGTACGTTCGCCGTCACACGTGGCATGTATGACATGTTTGGCGAAAAGCGCGTGCGCGACACGCCCATTAGCGAATTGGTGATTGCCGGTGCGGCTGTGGGCGCGGCGATGAACGGGTTGCGCCCCGTCGCCGAAATCATGACCTTCAACTTTGCCTTGTTGAGTCTGGACGCCATCATCAACCACGCGGCAAAAGTGCGCTACATGTTTGGCGGGCAATTCGATTGCCCCATGGTCTTGCGCACAACGTCCGGGTGGGGGCAACTCTCGGCGACCCACTCGCAAACGTTTGAAAACTACGTCGCGCATGTGCCCGGCCTCAAAGTCATCATGCCCGGCACCCCCGCCGACGCCTACGGGTTGCTCAAAGCCGCCATCCGCGACCCCGACCCGGTGATTTTCATCGAACACACCCACCTCTACCGCGTGCGTGGCGAAGTGCCTGATGAGGAAGTGGTGTTGCCGATTGGGCGTAGTGAAGTCAAACGCGAGGGGCGCGATGTGACCATCGTAGCCTACTCGCGCATGTTGCACGAAGCGCTCAAAGCCGCCGACGAATTGGCGAAAGAAGGTATCGAGTGCGAAGTGGTGGATATTCCCACGCTGCGCCCGCTGGATTTGCGTCCGGTTATCGAAAGTTTCAAGAAGACGTACCGCGCCGTCCTGGCAACCGAGCAATGGTTGGGGTATGGTGTGGATGCAGAAATTGCCGCCCAGATTTACGAACACGCTTTCGATTACCTGGACGCGCCCATCAAGCGCGTGACTGCGCCGCCTGTCCCGTTGCCCTACAACAAAAACCTTGAGTTGGCGGCGATGCCGGATAAAGAGGATATCAAGCGAGCGGTATTGGAGGTTTTGCGCTAA
- a CDS encoding 2-oxo acid dehydrogenase subunit E2, with protein MAVELTLPKLGFDMEEGAIAAWLKNEGDPVKKGEVVAEVETDKATVEMEAPADGVLLKILVPAGQVVPVNTPVALIGEPGEAVETAAAPTPAVAEETAPTPEPAPASAPAVAPAEEVKATPVARRLAEEHGVDLSRVQGTGPGGRITKEDVQAHLEQADEPPPPDGVKASPAARRRARELGVDIRQVPGSGPDGRIVIRDVEAFAERAAAVVETPAPAPTPAPTAPTAPVVPVQPIGAAEEIPLTRMRQRIAEVMTASKAPVPHFYVTMSIDMDAAMALRQQINATLADEGIKVSVNDMIVKAAALALRKFPNINASFAGDKIIRHGDVNVGIAVAVESGLLTVVVRNADQKSLSQIAAEARAKVQRAREGKVQPDDIGGSTFTVSNLGMYGVDSFVAVITPPEAAILAVGGVQKVPVVRNDEIVVGQVLKVTLSADHRVTDGAEAAEFLVEFKRLLENPMRLML; from the coding sequence TTGGCAGTCGAACTTACGTTGCCGAAATTGGGCTTTGATATGGAAGAAGGCGCCATTGCCGCGTGGCTGAAAAACGAAGGCGACCCCGTCAAAAAGGGCGAAGTGGTCGCCGAAGTTGAGACTGACAAAGCCACTGTGGAAATGGAAGCCCCTGCTGATGGTGTTCTTTTGAAGATTCTCGTTCCCGCTGGTCAGGTGGTGCCTGTCAATACGCCGGTGGCGCTGATTGGCGAACCGGGTGAAGCCGTTGAGACCGCGGCTGCCCCCACGCCTGCTGTTGCCGAAGAAACCGCGCCAACTCCTGAGCCGGCGCCCGCTTCTGCACCGGCGGTTGCACCTGCTGAAGAGGTCAAAGCCACCCCGGTCGCCCGCCGCCTTGCCGAAGAACACGGCGTGGATTTGAGCCGCGTGCAGGGCACCGGACCCGGCGGCCGTATCACCAAGGAAGACGTGCAGGCGCACCTGGAACAGGCTGATGAACCGCCACCGCCGGATGGCGTCAAAGCCAGCCCCGCCGCGCGTCGTCGCGCCCGCGAGTTGGGTGTGGATATTCGCCAGGTGCCGGGAAGCGGCCCTGACGGGCGTATCGTCATCCGCGATGTGGAAGCCTTTGCCGAACGCGCTGCGGCTGTGGTGGAAACACCCGCCCCAGCCCCGACGCCTGCGCCGACTGCGCCCACCGCACCGGTAGTGCCTGTTCAGCCCATTGGCGCGGCGGAAGAAATCCCCTTGACGCGCATGCGCCAGCGGATTGCCGAAGTTATGACGGCGAGCAAAGCACCCGTGCCGCACTTCTACGTCACGATGAGCATTGACATGGATGCGGCGATGGCGCTGCGTCAGCAAATCAATGCCACACTCGCCGACGAAGGTATCAAGGTCAGTGTCAACGATATGATTGTGAAAGCCGCTGCGCTGGCGTTGCGCAAATTCCCCAACATCAACGCCAGTTTTGCAGGCGACAAAATCATCCGGCATGGGGATGTCAACGTGGGGATTGCCGTCGCCGTCGAAAGCGGCTTGCTGACAGTGGTAGTGCGCAACGCCGACCAAAAATCGCTGAGCCAGATTGCCGCCGAAGCGCGCGCCAAGGTGCAACGCGCCCGCGAGGGCAAAGTCCAGCCTGACGATATCGGCGGGAGCACCTTCACCGTGAGCAATCTCGGCATGTACGGGGTGGATTCGTTCGTGGCGGTCATCACGCCGCCCGAAGCCGCAATCCTCGCCGTGGGCGGTGTGCAGAAAGTGCCTGTGGTGCGCAACGACGAAATCGTGGTGGGGCAGGTGCTCAAAGTTACTCTCTCCGCCGACCACCGCGTGACCGATGGCGCGGAAGCCGCCGAGTTTCTTGTGGAATTCAAGCGCTTGCTTGAAAACCCAATGCGCTTGATGCTCTAA
- a CDS encoding c-type cytochrome, producing MRIRQTLLFTMLLLLMLALAACGGGSSTSSTSESQSTTEETTSQEATSEESTTQNESAGAMQGDPKKGEELFAQSCAACHGPDARGIQGLGKNLRSSEFVKGLSDDELVEFIKKGRDTSDPANTTGVAMPPKGGNPSLTDQDLYDIVAYIRSIEE from the coding sequence ATGCGTATTCGACAGACTCTTTTGTTCACCATGCTGCTTCTGTTGATGCTCGCTCTGGCCGCTTGCGGCGGTGGCAGTAGTACATCTTCAACAAGTGAAAGCCAATCCACGACGGAAGAAACAACCTCCCAAGAAGCGACATCCGAAGAAAGCACAACGCAAAACGAAAGCGCCGGCGCCATGCAAGGCGACCCCAAGAAGGGTGAAGAATTGTTTGCGCAATCGTGCGCGGCATGCCACGGCCCTGATGCGCGCGGGATTCAAGGATTGGGTAAGAACCTGCGCTCCAGCGAATTCGTGAAAGGGCTGAGCGATGACGAACTGGTCGAATTCATCAAGAAAGGGCGTGACACGAGCGACCCCGCCAACACGACCGGTGTCGCCATGCCGCCCAAAGGCGGCAACCCGTCGCTCACCGACCAGGATTTGTACGATATCGTCGCCTACATTCGCTCCATCGAAGAATAA
- a CDS encoding thymidine phosphorylase produces the protein MRAVDIIAKKRDGHELTDAEIEWFIQHYTDDTIPDYQAAAWAMAVFFRGMTPRETATLTRAMAHSGAVLDLHHIAPRTVDKHSSGGVGDKTTLVVGPLVAASGLPVAKMSGRGLSFTGGTLDKLESIPGFRVGLTHEEFMRQVAEIGLVVAGQTADLAPADGKLYALRDATATVDSIPLIASSIMSKKLAGGADAIVLDVKVGNGAFMQTLEAARELATLMVEIGVRNGRDMTALISDMNQPLGAAVGNAVEVQEAIETLQGNGPRDFTEHCLTVAAHMLLLGEKAETFDAAYALAEDFLRTGKALEKFKQMVAAQGGDVRVVETPATILPQAPIKAVVQAPQAGYIAGIKARDVGMAVVLLGGGREKKGDPIDHAVGVLVHHKVGDFVERGEPLFTILARTEEQIAPTQERLLATLSWSDTPVEPLPLFYDTIQARASA, from the coding sequence ATGCGAGCGGTGGATATCATCGCCAAAAAACGTGATGGGCATGAATTGACGGACGCCGAAATTGAATGGTTCATCCAGCACTACACGGACGACACTATCCCCGACTATCAGGCTGCGGCATGGGCGATGGCGGTTTTCTTCCGTGGCATGACGCCGCGCGAAACAGCCACGCTGACGCGCGCCATGGCACACAGCGGGGCAGTGCTCGATTTGCACCATATCGCACCGCGCACGGTGGACAAGCATTCGTCTGGCGGGGTGGGCGATAAAACCACGCTCGTGGTTGGGCCGCTGGTGGCGGCATCGGGGTTGCCGGTGGCCAAGATGAGCGGGCGCGGGTTGAGTTTCACAGGCGGCACGCTCGACAAGTTGGAAAGCATCCCCGGTTTCCGCGTGGGGTTGACACATGAGGAATTCATGCGCCAGGTGGCGGAGATTGGGCTGGTTGTTGCCGGGCAAACCGCCGACCTCGCTCCCGCCGACGGCAAACTCTACGCTCTGCGCGACGCAACCGCCACGGTGGACAGCATTCCTCTGATTGCCAGCAGTATCATGTCGAAAAAGTTGGCCGGCGGGGCGGACGCGATTGTGCTGGATGTGAAGGTCGGCAATGGGGCGTTCATGCAAACGCTGGAAGCCGCGCGCGAACTGGCAACGCTGATGGTGGAGATTGGGGTACGCAATGGGCGCGATATGACCGCCCTCATCAGCGATATGAACCAGCCGCTGGGCGCAGCCGTCGGCAACGCGGTTGAAGTGCAGGAAGCCATCGAAACGCTGCAAGGCAACGGACCCCGCGATTTTACCGAACACTGTCTCACCGTTGCCGCTCACATGCTCCTGCTGGGCGAGAAAGCGGAGACGTTTGACGCCGCCTATGCGCTGGCGGAAGACTTTTTGCGCACAGGCAAAGCCCTGGAAAAGTTCAAGCAGATGGTTGCCGCGCAGGGCGGTGATGTGCGCGTTGTCGAAACGCCCGCGACCATTCTCCCACAAGCCCCCATCAAGGCGGTGGTGCAAGCGCCCCAAGCGGGCTATATCGCCGGCATCAAGGCGCGTGATGTTGGCATGGCGGTTGTGTTGCTGGGCGGGGGGCGCGAGAAGAAAGGCGACCCCATTGACCACGCCGTCGGCGTGTTGGTCCACCACAAAGTCGGCGATTTCGTTGAGCGTGGTGAGCCGCTCTTCACCATTCTGGCGCGTACAGAGGAGCAGATTGCTCCAACTCAAGAGCGCCTGCTGGCGACGCTCTCTTGGTCAGATACGCCGGTGGAACCATTGCCGCTTTTCTACGATACCATTCAAGCACGCGCATCTGCCTAG
- a CDS encoding thiamine pyrophosphate-dependent dehydrogenase E1 component subunit alpha, giving the protein MTEYVALDAQTKSLAFDHRELGLSDDDVRRMYELMLLGRRFDERCEILQRQGKAHFHISGQGQEAAQIGAAMAFIPGKDWFHPYYRDLALLLAIGVPPRELMLGWFARANDPASGGRQMPAHWGYRPLNVVTASSPVSTQIPQAAGIAYAHKLRGEDAVTYVSFGEGGSSKGDFHEGLNFAAIHKVPVVFVCMNNGYAISVSANKQMAIENVADRAAGYGMPGVVVDGQDMLAVYKVMKEAVDRARRGEGPTLVECKTVRLKAHSSDDDDRLYRSREEIERLRQEKDPLVRARAYLLEQGLADDAWFEEIEKKVMDIVNDATDWAEAQPLPRPEDAMKHVYWDR; this is encoded by the coding sequence ATGACTGAATACGTGGCTCTTGATGCCCAAACCAAAAGCCTCGCGTTTGACCACCGCGAACTTGGCCTCTCTGATGATGATGTCCGCCGCATGTACGAACTGATGTTGCTCGGTCGCCGTTTTGATGAACGCTGTGAGATTCTGCAACGCCAGGGGAAAGCCCACTTCCACATTTCGGGGCAAGGGCAAGAAGCCGCCCAAATTGGCGCCGCGATGGCGTTCATCCCCGGCAAAGACTGGTTCCACCCCTACTACCGCGATCTGGCGCTGCTGCTTGCCATCGGCGTGCCGCCCCGCGAATTGATGCTGGGCTGGTTTGCCCGTGCAAACGACCCCGCCAGTGGCGGCCGCCAGATGCCGGCGCACTGGGGCTATCGCCCGCTCAACGTTGTGACGGCGTCTAGCCCTGTTTCGACGCAAATCCCACAAGCCGCTGGGATTGCCTACGCCCACAAACTGCGTGGCGAAGATGCCGTGACCTACGTCAGTTTTGGTGAAGGCGGTTCGAGCAAGGGTGATTTCCACGAAGGACTCAACTTCGCCGCCATCCACAAAGTGCCTGTGGTCTTTGTCTGCATGAACAACGGCTATGCCATCTCCGTTTCCGCGAACAAGCAGATGGCGATTGAAAACGTGGCGGATCGCGCCGCCGGCTATGGTATGCCCGGTGTGGTGGTGGACGGGCAGGATATGCTGGCGGTTTACAAAGTCATGAAAGAAGCGGTGGATCGTGCTCGCCGTGGAGAAGGTCCCACGCTCGTTGAATGCAAGACTGTCCGCCTCAAAGCCCACTCCTCGGATGACGACGACCGCCTCTACCGCTCCCGTGAAGAAATCGAACGCCTGCGCCAGGAAAAAGACCCCCTGGTGCGCGCCCGCGCCTATTTGCTGGAGCAAGGGCTGGCTGATGACGCCTGGTTCGAGGAAATCGAAAAGAAAGTCATGGATATCGTCAACGATGCCACCGATTGGGCTGAAGCCCAGCCACTCCCGCGTCCCGAAGATGCGATGAAACACGTCTACTGGGACCGCTAA
- the pdhA gene encoding pyruvate dehydrogenase (acetyl-transferring) E1 component subunit alpha, whose translation MPRKTKKQEVVVPASLDEARLLAMYRQMVLIRRIEEEAAEAYQRGLIGGFLHLYIGEEATAVGSINALRDDDNIVVHYRDHGHALARGCTAREVMAELMGKVTGLSKGKGGSMHMAKRERRLWGGYAIVAAQLSLAAGIALADQYAGEDRVTICYFGDGATNNGYFHESLNLSAVWKLPVIWVCENNNYGMGTRVDRASAVTEMYRKACAYDIPAEQVDGQNVLDVFEVTQRAAEHVRSGNGPYFIEARTYRYRGHSMGDPERYRSKEEVEEWLKNDPIRRFANILLSLGVEQERLDAIHAEVEEEVQDAVRFAEESPEPPLEVLYEDVYANPPAGDPFIL comes from the coding sequence ATGCCTCGAAAGACCAAAAAACAGGAAGTTGTTGTCCCCGCTTCGCTCGACGAAGCCCGTTTGCTGGCGATGTATCGCCAGATGGTGCTCATCCGCCGTATTGAAGAAGAAGCCGCCGAAGCCTATCAGCGTGGTTTGATTGGTGGGTTTTTGCACCTCTACATTGGCGAGGAAGCCACCGCCGTTGGTTCAATCAACGCCCTGCGTGATGACGACAACATCGTCGTGCACTACCGCGACCACGGACACGCGCTCGCGCGTGGCTGCACCGCCCGCGAAGTGATGGCGGAACTGATGGGGAAAGTCACCGGCCTTTCCAAGGGCAAAGGCGGCTCAATGCACATGGCCAAACGCGAACGCCGTTTGTGGGGGGGCTACGCCATTGTCGCCGCCCAATTGAGCCTCGCGGCAGGTATCGCTCTCGCCGACCAATACGCCGGCGAAGACCGCGTGACCATCTGCTATTTTGGCGACGGCGCGACGAACAACGGCTATTTCCACGAATCGCTCAACCTTTCGGCGGTCTGGAAATTGCCGGTGATTTGGGTTTGCGAAAACAACAATTACGGCATGGGCACGCGCGTTGACCGTGCGTCGGCCGTCACCGAAATGTACCGCAAAGCCTGCGCTTACGATATTCCCGCCGAACAGGTGGACGGGCAGAATGTGTTGGATGTGTTCGAGGTGACGCAACGCGCCGCCGAACATGTGCGCAGCGGCAACGGTCCCTACTTCATCGAAGCCCGCACCTACCGTTATCGTGGGCACTCCATGGGCGACCCCGAACGCTACCGCAGCAAGGAAGAAGTCGAAGAGTGGTTGAAGAACGACCCCATTCGGCGCTTTGCGAACATTCTGCTTTCGCTGGGTGTCGAACAGGAGCGCCTCGACGCTATTCATGCCGAAGTGGAAGAAGAAGTGCAAGACGCTGTGCGCTTCGCTGAAGAAAGTCCGGAGCCGCCGCTGGAAGTGCTTTATGAGGATGTCTATGCCAACCCACCGGCGGGCGACCCGTTCATCCTGTAA
- the lipA gene encoding lipoyl synthase: MDINVKFFEELPPIVPEPGKRTRKPPWLKVRAPGGTNYRDVAALMRQHKLHTVCEEARCPNIGECWENRTATFMLLGDVCTRACRFCAVTKGRPQTLDWEEPFRVAEAVKTLGLRHAVVTSVNRDDLPDGGAIIFALTIREIRKAQPGCGIEVLVPDFEGNPEAVRTVVEAAPDIYNHNIETVPRLYPRVRPKAKYRQSLQTLEWAKAWGPSGMLTKSGLMVGLGETIEEVIQVMADLRDSGVDIVTIGQYLRPSNWHLPIKRYVRPEEFAELKRIGLEMGFKHVESGPLVRSSYHAHEQSAAAVCRTSA; the protein is encoded by the coding sequence ATGGATATCAATGTGAAGTTCTTTGAGGAACTGCCTCCCATCGTCCCTGAACCCGGCAAACGAACGCGCAAGCCTCCCTGGTTGAAGGTGCGTGCGCCGGGCGGCACAAACTACCGTGATGTAGCGGCGCTCATGCGCCAGCACAAACTGCATACGGTGTGCGAAGAAGCACGTTGCCCCAACATCGGCGAATGTTGGGAGAATCGTACAGCCACGTTTATGCTCTTGGGTGATGTGTGTACGCGAGCGTGTCGTTTCTGCGCCGTCACCAAAGGGCGCCCGCAAACCCTCGATTGGGAAGAGCCGTTTCGTGTCGCCGAAGCCGTCAAGACGTTGGGGTTGCGCCACGCCGTGGTGACCAGCGTCAACCGGGATGATTTGCCCGATGGCGGCGCCATCATCTTCGCGCTCACCATTCGCGAAATTCGCAAGGCGCAACCCGGTTGTGGCATTGAAGTGCTCGTCCCGGATTTTGAGGGCAACCCTGAGGCTGTGCGTACCGTCGTTGAAGCCGCGCCCGACATCTACAACCACAACATCGAAACCGTGCCGCGTCTGTACCCGCGTGTGCGCCCCAAAGCCAAGTACCGCCAGAGCCTGCAAACGCTCGAATGGGCCAAGGCGTGGGGACCGTCGGGTATGCTTACCAAAAGCGGCCTCATGGTCGGGTTGGGCGAAACAATTGAAGAAGTCATCCAGGTCATGGCTGACCTGCGCGACAGCGGTGTTGACATTGTGACGATTGGGCAATACCTGCGCCCCAGCAATTGGCACTTGCCGATTAAGCGCTATGTGCGCCCTGAGGAGTTTGCCGAATTGAAGCGCATTGGCTTAGAAATGGGCTTCAAACATGTCGAAAGCGGCCCATTGGTGCGCAGCAGTTATCATGCCCATGAACAGAGTGCCGCCGCCGTCTGCCGCACGAGTGCATAA
- a CDS encoding cellulase family glycosylhydrolase, translating into MARIRFLVVLLALLMSACRSEVASSPPTVLPPTASPSPTPSPPAPFTLLFSSDRDGAGGVYALDAANGEPRLIFTDAAGVWDPTPSPDGRRLILTDYSRENGDLVLMTREGLLISRLTTHPADEYWPAWSPDGRWVAFVSERDDGQDLYLLDVPACLGGACRPQRLTADSPLWRHRYPAWSPDGTLVFAGLGHDGLEELYRLDVATGAMTPLTAWPFKASQPAVASDGTIAAIVWQEAPTYSLALIPPEGGTPRLLFTSAAWLGAPAWTPDGRAVLFTMWNGASHDIYLLPREGGVPQQLTTAWAWDDTPVAVSGGIAIPVERSAEPLPPPTRRVMWGANVADLSNAYLLHDLGFTWVKGFADWNRAEPEQGVFVWRDIENTVQAAERAGLRLLLRVHNTPEWARPAETPPNTPPTDMAHVADFMTTLATRYGVRVAAYEIWNEPNLAFEWGNQWPEPARYADMVRQAQQGLQRAQSDALLVAGAVAVSGDGSDLAVGDLDFLRAFYAAGARGTFDRLSTHPYGFGQPPQLPPEMGLGLRRAEEARALMEAMGDAETPMWLTEMGWVLDAPAWDLGEHEHGVVPRDVQARYWCDAIAFIDRAWPWAEAAFLFNLDFSVVPWYPAGEQMRWYALLNPDRSPRPAYSAIRRCMRE; encoded by the coding sequence ATGGCTCGAATTCGATTTTTGGTTGTTCTTCTGGCGCTGCTGATGAGCGCATGCCGTAGCGAAGTGGCGTCATCCCCGCCCACCGTGCTCCCACCGACGGCGAGCCCATCCCCTACGCCATCCCCGCCTGCACCGTTTACGCTACTTTTTTCGTCCGACCGCGATGGCGCTGGTGGTGTTTATGCACTTGATGCCGCCAATGGAGAACCGCGCCTCATTTTTACGGATGCGGCGGGGGTATGGGATCCCACGCCGTCGCCTGATGGTCGCCGTCTCATTCTCACCGATTACAGCCGTGAGAACGGCGATTTGGTGCTCATGACGCGCGAGGGGCTTTTGATAAGCCGCTTGACGACGCACCCCGCTGATGAGTATTGGCCGGCGTGGTCGCCTGATGGGCGATGGGTGGCGTTTGTTTCCGAGCGTGACGATGGGCAAGACCTCTACCTGCTTGATGTGCCGGCTTGCCTGGGCGGGGCGTGCCGCCCGCAACGGTTGACCGCCGACAGCCCGTTGTGGCGGCACCGCTATCCCGCGTGGTCGCCCGATGGAACGCTCGTTTTTGCCGGCTTGGGGCACGACGGACTGGAAGAACTCTATCGCCTGGATGTCGCCACAGGAGCGATGACGCCGTTGACCGCATGGCCGTTCAAAGCCTCGCAACCGGCGGTGGCGTCCGATGGCACCATCGCCGCAATTGTCTGGCAAGAAGCGCCCACCTACTCGTTGGCGCTCATCCCACCTGAGGGGGGGACGCCGCGCCTGCTCTTCACGTCGGCGGCGTGGTTGGGCGCTCCCGCCTGGACGCCGGACGGTCGGGCGGTGCTCTTCACCATGTGGAACGGTGCGAGCCATGACATTTACCTGCTGCCGCGCGAGGGGGGCGTTCCCCAACAGTTGACAACCGCCTGGGCGTGGGATGATACGCCCGTGGCGGTTTCGGGGGGAATCGCCATCCCCGTTGAACGCTCTGCGGAACCGTTGCCGCCGCCCACGCGCCGCGTGATGTGGGGGGCAAACGTTGCCGACCTGAGCAACGCCTATCTCCTGCACGATTTGGGCTTTACGTGGGTCAAAGGGTTTGCCGACTGGAACCGCGCCGAGCCGGAGCAGGGCGTGTTTGTCTGGCGGGATATCGAAAACACGGTGCAGGCGGCTGAACGGGCGGGCTTGCGGTTGTTATTGCGTGTGCACAATACGCCAGAGTGGGCGCGCCCGGCGGAAACGCCGCCCAATACGCCCCCGACTGACATGGCGCACGTCGCCGACTTCATGACGACGCTGGCAACGCGCTATGGGGTGCGGGTGGCGGCATACGAAATCTGGAATGAGCCCAATTTGGCGTTTGAGTGGGGCAATCAATGGCCTGAACCGGCACGCTACGCCGACATGGTGCGGCAGGCGCAACAAGGCTTGCAGCGGGCGCAAAGCGATGCGCTGCTGGTCGCGGGGGCGGTTGCGGTGAGCGGCGATGGAAGCGACCTTGCGGTGGGCGATTTGGACTTTCTGCGGGCGTTTTACGCGGCTGGGGCGCGTGGCACATTCGACCGGCTGAGCACGCACCCCTACGGCTTTGGGCAGCCGCCACAGTTGCCGCCTGAGATGGGGTTGGGGCTTCGGCGGGCGGAAGAGGCGCGCGCCTTGATGGAAGCCATGGGAGATGCGGAAACCCCCATGTGGCTGACCGAGATGGGGTGGGTGCTGGATGCGCCCGCCTGGGATTTGGGCGAACATGAGCATGGGGTTGTGCCGCGTGATGTGCAAGCGCGCTACTGGTGCGATGCGATTGCTTTCATTGACCGCGCATGGCCTTGGGCTGAGGCGGCTTTCCTCTTCAACCTGGATTTTAGCGTTGTTCCCTGGTATCCCGCGGGGGAACAGATGCGTTGGTACGCCTTGCTCAACCCCGACCGTTCGCCGCGCCCGGCGTATAGCGCCATTCGGCGCTGCATGCGAGAATGA
- a CDS encoding TIGR01777 family oxidoreductase — protein sequence MRILITGGTGLIGRALAADLARDGHDVIILSRTPERYTGRLPQGVRAERWDGRTAEGWGALADGADAIVNLAGENIAGGRWTAERKRRIRQSRLDAGHAVVQAVEAAARKPRVVVQASAVGYYGPCGDDIITEDHPPGNDFLADVCVAWEQSTAAVEAHGVRRPILRTGVVLSTEGGALPRMLPPFKFGLGGPLGSGRQWFPWIHIRDEVRAIRFLIEHEDAHGPYNLTAPNPVTNAEFTKALGRVLRRPAFMPVPTLALKLLFGEMATVLLDGQRAVPQRLLDAGFSFTFEEVEQALRDLLSKQA from the coding sequence ATGCGTATCCTGATTACGGGTGGCACAGGTTTGATTGGTCGCGCACTCGCCGCCGACCTGGCGCGCGATGGGCACGACGTCATCATCCTCTCACGCACGCCGGAACGCTACACCGGACGCCTGCCCCAGGGGGTGCGAGCCGAGCGGTGGGATGGACGCACCGCCGAAGGATGGGGGGCGCTCGCCGACGGTGCAGACGCCATTGTCAACCTGGCGGGTGAAAACATCGCCGGCGGACGCTGGACGGCGGAACGCAAGCGGCGCATTCGCCAAAGCCGTCTCGATGCGGGGCACGCTGTGGTGCAAGCGGTGGAAGCCGCCGCACGCAAACCACGCGTGGTGGTACAGGCGTCTGCTGTGGGCTACTACGGTCCCTGCGGCGATGACATCATCACCGAAGACCACCCGCCCGGCAATGACTTTCTTGCCGACGTCTGCGTCGCATGGGAGCAATCAACCGCTGCGGTAGAAGCGCACGGCGTGCGTCGCCCCATTCTGCGCACAGGGGTTGTGCTGAGCACCGAAGGCGGGGCACTGCCGCGCATGTTGCCGCCTTTCAAATTCGGGTTGGGTGGACCGCTTGGGAGTGGGCGTCAGTGGTTCCCGTGGATTCACATCCGCGATGAAGTGCGCGCCATCCGCTTCCTCATCGAGCACGAGGATGCCCACGGTCCCTATAACCTGACAGCCCCCAACCCCGTGACCAACGCCGAATTTACCAAAGCCTTAGGGCGCGTCCTGCGCCGTCCTGCATTTATGCCTGTTCCCACTTTGGCGCTGAAACTGCTCTTTGGCGAAATGGCGACGGTTTTGCTGGATGGGCAACGCGCTGTGCCGCAACGCCTGCTCGACGCCGGCTTTTCGTTCACATTTGAAGAGGTGGAACAGGCTTTGCGCGATTTGCTCTCCAAGCAGGCGTGA
- a CDS encoding 4Fe-4S dicluster domain-containing protein: MAYVICEPCIGVKDAACVDVCPVDCIYEAEDQYVIHPDECIDCGACEPVCPVQAIFFKDDVPEEWHDFIEKNRRLASEITGR; encoded by the coding sequence ATGGCCTATGTAATTTGCGAACCGTGCATAGGCGTCAAAGATGCCGCCTGTGTGGATGTCTGCCCGGTGGACTGCATTTACGAAGCCGAAGACCAGTACGTCATCCACCCGGACGAGTGTATTGACTGTGGCGCCTGCGAGCCGGTTTGCCCTGTGCAGGCCATTTTCTTCAAGGATGATGTGCCCGAAGAGTGGCACGATTTCATCGAGAAGAACCGACGCTTAGCCAGCGAGATAACGGGGCGGTAG